The nucleotide sequence AATAAGCTTGAGACTCGTCCACCTGTCCTCCAACTAGAACCGGGCTCGTCCTGAGGACCgcaacagtaccaggcatcgtcagTTGGACACCCAACACCCACCTAGGTATCTCGctgtatgactcatcccagtcaccgtagATGAGGCCAacggccttctgcttcgccatccaaaccctcctgtaagtcggcctaAAACCAAAATGCGCTGCCGTGGCGTtcaggagcaccttgatgctaaCCGATgcgtcagccctaaccattggcataatgaacgccGAAATCACAGAATGATCCAAACTTCTGTGATCACTTGATATGGATGTGGCCAGGCAAGTGTGAGGgccattgtaccgtttgacctcccaaatgcccttgcgcttcCGGAGACTgagtcgaatcaaccatgtgcacccattcccgaactcggaacacttgcccacataccggcgGTGATCGGACTCCaccaccttgtactgtacccctcgccggatgctgtaagtcttcacacttaacagggcctcatctttatcctggaattgctgaccaacctggaactctgtgaGACCAGCATtcccttccgcatctctagctccgaatccaaCAGGGTGACCTAGCGCACCCTCATGCGTCATGGCGTCCAGGTCCAGCGAAGAAAAATatggtggatactgctgtgtgccagagctagaaccaccgccAGCCAAAGCAGGCCCAGCCGCTTGAACCTCGTCCCCGCTATCATCCTCAATCGTTTCGGGCTCAACGTCGTCCTCATCAGGATCACCCAATTCTCCGTCTCCGACGCCAACCGGTGGAACGCCGTGTAAAGCGTTTGGCAGAACATCAAAGGATCCTACCTCGTCGCGGACGCCGTCATTCAAATCAACAGCAAATGACGGAGAGGCGACAAGTTGGGCCACTGGCTCGTAAACTGGGACGGAGGAAGAAGCCACAGCAGCCATCAAACTGGAGCCAGCTGCCGTGGCTACATTGgcggtattccggttcgaaccccctgagctggataccacatcaaccagcttTGCCAGCAACTCTGGTGTGCGGACCTCCGGAAACTGCCTCCGACAAAGAAACATGACTTGGaggtcctcatcactaccaatcgtcagacaatcatacttcaccgtaTCGTGCAGGATCGTgactggaatgcgatagaaaaacttcttaatccgcttcgcaccttccaggccaagtttcatcagcacagCTCTAACCAGGTCATCATAGCTTGTCGTTCGATTCACCACAATATAGAGAGGATTcttatctgtgaacttcactCCGGACCGAGTTTTCCTCTTGATGGATCCTCTGTGGTGTACCAAAACAGCAAAACTctcctcctcactagccatcttacgTCCTCTAATGAGAGCAAATCACGTTTACAGCGTTTATATAGAGCTCTGATTCCTACTAATTCGAACTAACCTGGTTCGAACCATgatacatgtaattcgaaccaggctggttcgaattactacaaTCAACCTCTCTCcccataattcgaaccaacccgGTTCGAATTACATGCTCTCCTGGTTCGAACCTAACCGGTTCGAATTATTCAAATTTTTCCAGTAGTAGTTCGAACCAagatggttcgaattacttgctaatagagttcgaaccttggtggttcgatttatataaaaatgcctcttggcttattgctgaaacaAATTTCTGTTTGGCGTATTTTGGTTAAACTTTTCTGCATGTGGCTTAATATGGTTTTTTGCCCTGAAAAAAAGGgaggaaaattaaaagaaagaagaaccaattttctttgtttgtttgggTAGATATGGGAAGGaaagaaatatatatatcaaataacatttttacTCTTGTGTTATAAAATATTTGTGTTTGTACGtctaatatttttattagcaGGTAGGTTTGCTAAAGTATTTGTTAGTACGGTTAGAAGTAAGGTTTTGAAAATCGATTCGAACTGATTGGTTAAATCGATTGACTCATATACTGTTGTTAAATACGGTTTGAATAGAAGTTAAAATCACTAAATTAAGAAACCAGCGTTGAACTGTCGAATTAGTCGATTGAATCGAACTGTAATTCGGTCAATTTTTGAACTGTGTCAAAAACGGTTGCGTTTTGGTTGCTGAACCCTATTACCCTAACTCCCTAAATTTCCTAACTATTATCCTTCTCCTCTTTAGTCTCCACAACAAGCAGAAGCAGAACACTAAGCAGTACTCACCTAGACGATTGGACCTCGAGCTTCCAGCACAACTTCCGTTCAGTCATTGCCGCCGTTGCAATTTTTGTCCAGCCAACGTCAGCTAGCTTTGTTTACGCAGCCACTTTCCATTGCGCAACCAGCTCTGTTTGATCTTGAAAATCGATACCAGCGCCAACGCCACTTTTCGTCGCACAGCCACTTTCCGCCGGCGCCAGCTCTGTTCCACACTTCCATCCCATCAGCCACTGTCTTGCCTCTTGTTAGCCATTATCTCCGCCAGATCTGCTTTTTTCTAGGCTTCCAGCTTTTCTaggtattaatttttttctttgtaataataattgttgaataattgattaattattattagttaaCTTTACTGTTGAAGCATTGATTATTGATTAATTGTTGAAGTATTGATTAATTATTGGGTTCTAAACTTTTCTGTTGAAGCATTGAATATTGATTAATTGTTAAAGTATTGATTAGTTGTTGGGTGCTAAACTTTGATGTTGAAGCATTGATTAATTGTTGAATAATTTTGACGGTTGTCTgttgagattattgggttgggACGGGTTGCTGTGATATTGTAATTGGATTGTATTGTTATTGGATTGTTGGTAATTTTTAGGGATGGATGAGAGTATCAATAAAAAAATACCTAAGAATAATAATGCAGAGAATAATTCGGCTTTGAATCCTGTTGCTTCAAATCTGCAGTAAGTTATGGCGGCTTTTGATGATTTATGATAAATTTGGATGTTGGTATTTTATGTTTGGTTGGTTTTATTTGTTATTTGACTTTTAAATTTGTATTTGAACGAGATCATAACATTGTGGTTTATGCAATACTTTTAATTtggataatattttaaaaattatattaaattataattatattttagtgtatttatttatattttattataaaatagtttTTTCGATTGAACTACAGTCAAActagttaaataaataaattaataaactagTAACTAGAACGGTTGGACAATGGATTCAGTTTTCAAAATCTTGGTTAAAAGTATCAATGTTTAGTCACCCAAAAAAATATCAATGTTTTCATCTTTACAATATAAAttgtttatatttaaaattttaacaaatgtCTTTAGCAAAATTAATTAAGGTATGTGAATATATACCACACAATATTAAAAAGCTTCAGTTgagaaagagatgaaaataaatagTATGATTATAATATTGAGAgagataattaaatttattataattgcATGTGACTATCATATTAATTAACACATTATTTATTGGTTTGAATATCTAGTGTCTTNNNNNNNNNNNNNNNNNNNNNNNNNNNNNNNNNNNNNNNNNNCAAATtcatttactattttttatttatttattttttttatctatttttactttcttttccttCCAACATCATAATTTCACTCATCATTACTAGTCATCTACTGCTACTCTCGGCTGTCCACCtttaatccaaaattttaatccctaaattttgaattataaattctaaattttaaattttaaatttattttattttattttatttttagattatagttttcatttaaattttggattttttaatttaaaatattttttcatgttcatttctttttaattattgactcattttaaaattatttagttGAATTAATATCGACATGCTAAACGTTTTCTTTTAACATATTATATTGTATGAGTAGAATTTTAATCTATATTTTAATtgagatatttttttaaagacaATAGTGATATTttattcaataaaaaattaaatacaatattcAAAAATTAGGGTAAGAGAAGTAGAAAAAAGATTCTCAAATATTCACGACAGgtgaaattgtaaaaaaaaaaaaaacgcaaaAGCAAATAGAAAAAGAAATCTTAGGGCATTATGTATAAGGCAAAATAGATAATTCCTAGTTTAACTTAAACGATGTTGCTAGTACTTTTTTCGGAGGCTCCTGGACATGCTCGAATACTCATCAACACCTCTCCTTCTAAATATTTTAAGCTATAATCAAAATCAGTTGAGATCTATGAGAGCTTTTTCCATGAAATCCAATTTGTAACACCAAATCCCTCCATCACTTGAAAAAAAAGGAACATCTAGGGTCTGGAATGAGATTAGCTAAAGGACTCTTCTTCTACGCTAGATTAGCGtctccacaaaaaaaaaaaatagacagTGCATGAGTGATTCTGGTGCTAAGTTGCAGATTGGATAAGTTGTCAGAGTGGATGAAAACTGTTGGTGGATGAGAAGCAGAACAAGAAGTTTACTATGGAGGATTTTTCACGCAAAGAACAAAATCTTGTGAAGAATTTTTAACTTTCATAAATGGCTCCAAATTGGCTCTGTTGCATGAAGTTCAGACAGAATTCAATAAAAGTATGATAAAATTGGTAAGCAATCTTGTACCTTAGTGCAACATCATATATTTTTGCTCTATTCATCACTCATTGAATTGTGTCTTCATCTTTTTTCTGGGATTATGGAAAGGATTCGCTAAGCAATTTCTTGAGAAAAAATATTAGATTTGAGATTAGTGCTTGGTTCCACTATTTATTTGACAAAAACAGGTCTTTCACCTATAACAGATGGTAATTATCTAATAGCAGTGCCGCAGATGGTGGAACAGTGAAGGGATAAGGAGGAGGGAGCTATGATTCACTGAAGATTCGGATATCACTAGAACTTACTTTCCAACTAATGTCTTTTTCTACAACTCGCCTCCCTTCAAGAATATTTTGCCAACCCCAATAAGGTAAGTTTCTTACTTCTACTATAAGGATATAATTAAAACAAAGCCCTGAGATATTTGAAACAAAGCCTGCTTTTTTTAGGCTTAGTCACCTTATCCCAACTAATTCATACCATTCGCATTTCAAAACCTTACTTCCCCATCAGAACTGGGttagaatattataaattttatttagtaGGCTATCCGAAAGTTTAAAACATGACAAGGTGTATATTGGTATGGCTTCACCAACTGTTTGCAGTAATACCTGTCTTCCTCCATTAGATAACAAGCACGTTTTCCATCTTTGTGCCCTTTTGAGAACCTTATCTTTGATTGAGTTGAAAGTGGTTTTCTTAGAGCTATTGGTAAGAAAAGGTAGACATAAATATTTATCCTGGGTGCCTATGTGAGAAATATTCAACTGGACTATTAGGGAGGTTCTAATCGGCACTGAAATGTTATTACTAAACAATAAGGCCGATTTATTAAGATTAACCTTTTACCCACTGAAACTCTTATAAGATTCCAATAATTTTAGAATAGAGGCACAACTATTTTTTGAGACTTTATCGAATAGAATGAAATCATCAGTGAATAGCAAGTGATTTATAGTTGGGCATCTTCTATTTATCTGAATTTTTCAAATGAGACTATTTTATTTGTTCTACTTTGTGTAGCAAGAAAGAAAGTCCTTCTGCacataataagaaaagaaaaggggatAGAGGGTCACCTTGATGGATGTCTCTATTTGGTTTAGAAAAACCATATGATTGACCTTCCACAATAACAGAGTAAAAAACGGTTATCATCAATTCATGAATTCAGTCGATGAATCTCGATTCAAATCTCAACTTCTTCATAATAAACCATAAAAAATGCCACTTCACCCTGTCAGGCTGTAATCATATCAAGCTTAAGTGTCATTTCGTATTCCAAACCTCGCTCTTTTTGTTTAAGGTAGTGCATACATTCGTGTGTTATAAGAATATTATCAGAAATAAGTCTACTTTTTAAGAATGCACTCTGAGTAAGACTAATTACTTTATTCATATGCTTTTGAAATCTGTGGACAGCATCTTTGAAATGATTTTGTAGACAATAGAAGACAAACTGATAGACCTTATCTAAATCATATCGCTCACATCTGGGACTTTTGGCACTAGACAGATATTAATgtggttaaaattttttaaaattctatttccaacaaattttttttttaaagtttggaATATGTCTTCTTCCACTATATTCCAATAAAATTAAGAGAATTTAATTGTTATACCATTTTCTCTTAATATATGCTGACAGTAAATACtaaaagtaacttttttttttatcttttctatagaaatacatgattaaaataaatgattttaaaTATTACTCCATTACTACTTATGTAATCCCTGTAAATCCCAAAGAATtatatagaaataaaagaagaccaaaatataagttattttttataaaagttGCAATTGAATAATATTAGAATCCATTTATTTCAATCATATAAATTATTCGTTTATTTCAATcatgtaaaatataattttttaatgtttatcttATAATTGAAGCAACACTAACTAACTTTTTATATTTCTTTCGTTAAAAATATTTACTTCTTAGTTTTTCCCAAAAAAAATATAACGATGAAGATAATAACAACGacaatgatgatgacgatgacgaGAATACGATGATAATATAGAATATTATGATAATTTATTAAACGTCATTTAAANNNNNNNNNNNNNNNNNNNNNNNNNNNNNNNNNNNNNNNNNNNNNNNNNNNNNNNNNNNNNNNNNNNNNNNNNNNNNNNNNNNNNNNNNNNNNNNNNNNNNNNNNNNNNNNNNNNNNNNNNNNNNNNNNNNNNNNNNNNNNNNNNNNNNNNNNNNNNNNNNNNNNNNNNNNNNNNNNNNNNNNNNNNNNNNNNNNNNNNNNNTTTAGTGTATATTTAATATAGttgaataatatataatatacattataaaaacaaaaagtactcaaaagtcaATATAGGGGTAGCTCTCTTTGGTTATTATGTACACGCGTTAATACGACTTTAGGTTAAAAATTGTTTCGTTTATCTCCTAAGTCCTAACCCGTAcggtaaaacatgaaaaataaaaacaagagtaTATAGTGCCaaatgtgatttatttatttttaaaaaattccagCTTTTTTATGTTGGGACCATGCATGGAGAGCACAATTGTTACTATGCAGGAAATAACCAAAATCGTACTGTGAAACAACAGTATGCTCTATCTTTTTCACTGTCAAACATAACAACATAACTAGGAACAGGTTGGTTTTGCAACAGTTTTTCGGTGTAtgtttatttttagaattttctcgTTAGAACGTTGAAACATTTATCATGAAAATTACAAAACAAATACTCCGTTAGCTTGTTGCGAATCATCGTGAGTTGCCAAATTACATTTCACAATTCACAAAACGGCTACAAACATCTCTCTTTCCTCTAGGGCATCATCTTAATTGGTTTTTTTTGTTGTACTGAATCAGAATCTAATAACAAAGTCTCATACGCTTTAAAATTCAGAAAATCCTGTCCCTTTCTTTCATGTCACATTGAAGCAAGCCTGTTCTATCAGCTCTGATTTTCTTACAGATTCTGTCAAGAAAATCAGACACACAATGGAATCCAAGATTAATAATAAGACTTGTCAAGAAGGGTTGCACCACAGAATCTCTGCATTGCTTGAGTTTTCAGCCTCAGATGATGTAACAGCGTTCAAGGAAGCTATTGAGAAAGAGGGCCATAACGTTGGTGAGACTGGATTATGGTATGGTAGGAGAATTGGAACAAAGGAAGTTGGATATGAAGAGAGAAACCCTCTTATGATAGCTGCAATGTTTGGCAGCAAGAATGTCTTGTCTTACATTCTCAAAACAGGCAAAGCTGATGTCAACAAATCTTGCGGCTCGGATTCAGCCACGGCGCTCCACTGCGCCGTGGACGGAGCCTCCCCAGCCTCCGCCCAAATTATCAAGTTGTTGCTTGAATCTTCAGCGAATCCTAACGCCGTGGATGCCAGAGGCAACCGGTGCTACGACTTGGTTGTCTCCATGCCGTCCGTCTACAACACAAGAAAGAAGGCCGTACAATCGCTTCTAGAAGGGGCGAACAATGTATATAAGAAGGAGGCAACATCGATTGGAATATCATCAAGCTTGAACGAGAGAGGCAAGGTAGCTGCTGGTACGGCAGAGTTTCCGGTGTCTCCTCGGTATAAAGAGTTTCCGGTGGACCACTCGCTACCGGACATAAAGAACGGTATATATAGCACGGACGAGTTTAGAATGTATACCTTCAAAGTGAAACCATGTTCGAGAGCGTATTCACACGATTGGACAGAGTGTCCTTTCGCGCATCCCGGCGAGAATGCCAAGAGGCGCGACCCGAGGAAATACCAGTACAGCTGCGTTCCCTGTCCGGAGTTCCGGAAAGGGAGCTGCAGCAAAGGAGATTCCTGCGAATACGCGCATGGAATCTTCGAGTGCTGGCTTCACCCGGCTCAATACAGAACAAGGCTGTGCAAGGACGAGATGGCATGTACTAGAAGAGTGTGTTTCTTCGCGCACAAGCCAGAAGAATTACGTCCTCTGTATGCTTGTTCTGGCTCTGCATTGCCTTCTCCCACTTCTTATTCGCCAGGTGGCGCTAATTCATTGGACATTTGTTCATCCTTATCGTCACCAGATGGTGGTGGATCTGGATCTTCACCGGTGTGGCAAGCTCCTCAAGCTAAGCTTCCCAAAAGCAGGCTAAACCTAGCCCTCAGCGCTAGAGATGTTAATCTTGACATCCAGTCGATCGGCCTCGAAAGCCGGCGACTGATGCAAAAGCTTATGATGGAAGAGATGGTTTCATCAGCATTATCTCCCAATTCTTCCACCTGGAGAAACTCGTTGCCTACGAGTCCGTCTTTCGCTTCTCCGGTTCCGTCTCCGACTAATATTTGGGGAAGTGCTTCCAACTATTCTCCTTCACATTCAAAAGTCATTGGATCGCCGGCGGCATACGGCCTGGATCTTTCCGGTGGTGGCGTCTCTTTGCGGAGTCCGAGCGAGATTCCTTCTCCTTCGAAAAACTCCATAGGCATGGAATCATCGTCGTCTACCTTGTTTGGTTGGGGTTCCCCTGATGGAAAATTAGATTGGTCCATTCGCAGAGATGAGTTTAACAAAATGAACAAGTCAAATTCTTTCGCCTTTCGAAGCACTGCTAATCTTGTTGCGACTCCGGAGCTGGCGGAGGATGCTATTGATGAACTAGATGTGTCTTGGGTTAGTTCTCTTGTGAAGGATTCTTCGAGCAACAACTACTCCACCATGTTAACACATGAACAGTTTAATGTCATGTAATTCATGCTCGGACCATACATATGCTGCCATATAAATATGTAACacttaaataaaacaaatttattCACTCAACGTATTTCATATGTTTTTATTAGGACATTACTATGTTTAGGTGATCCTTTGGAcaataatattttgaatttgtaTGCGTTTTGAAAGGCTTATTTAGAGGGGGaaaaacgtttttttttttaagtattgTTATATCGAAATTGTATATGTTGATCACTCTAGAACATTTAAtagttaaatttaataaatagaaTGATCACTTAAATATTTTCACCATTGTTTTTAATAATAGAATCGATTAAATAATTACATTTGCGTTAAATTAAATCAAAGCAAATCAAGTctagtaataataaaattaaaaaaaatcagtttGCAATTAATAAATCTAAATCTTTAATGTTGTCATTATTCACATTAAATAAACGGTTAAGTTCTAAAACTCTTGGTTTCCTCGTCTATTCTTCTCTAGGTGATCAATAATCATACTTTGTTCTATCTTTTTATTCAGCTTCTAAAAGTTTAAGAGTGGGTTAAAAAACAAAAGTTCTGCATTTACTTTTCAGGATCGCTAATATTTGATTAAGCAAGTAAGTCTGATCTTAACACTTtttcatttatcttttcattatCAATATTTTATTCATATAATTGCACAGTAATAATACAATATAATTTTATTCTGGTTTATATTTGCTTTGAAGATTAATATGTAGTTATATTTACAATAAAACTTTATGTTAATAAAATTAGGAAGAGCATGATGACGTATATGCAAGAATGACAAAGACCGAGAGTGTTTTGGTGCCACTGTCCATGTTCGTTGGTTTTACGACATTTCAGCATGCTACGCAACCAAGGTTTATAGAACTACGTACTGTCACTTCTAGAGTCTAGTCCCAACAGTTTGATTGTGATTAGGCAAGTGTCGGCTGTCGATGTTGATTTCGAGTTCCAATTGATAAGCAGCCTCATTCACAAATATTAATTTGTCTCCATTGACTGAATTTTCTGGCATAGCCATCCAGTCCCCCAACAAGAACTACCGAAGTCTCGTCCCAGAAGAAACTTACCAAGTCGTGAACACCAATGTAGGCGCGCTTAAAATTATCCAGCTTGGACTGACTCTGCTAGACTAGCACAAAAACCTCCCTAACCTAGGAATCAACAACAGAAGTAAGTACATCTGGCAGTTCAATTTTCGAGATCAACCTCATGCGTGACATTCATGCATGCAAAGGACTCTGTGGTACTCCTATGTAGCCAGGACATCGACTTTGCACGTAATGTAGTAGCCAAAATTTCTTCGGTTTATTTTGCGAAACTGGTAGCAGCATCCGAGCTGTTCAACAAAGCATTGACATGGGtgacatttcatggtatttatgaTATTAGATACTTGGTGAAGATTTTGACGTAGGATGTTCTTCCGATGTGGTTGGAGGAGTTTGCTTATGATGTTAGGGAGAAATGCTTATGATGTTAAGCATGTGATGAGGTTTTACAACGGTCTCTATGGCAATTTGGAGAAGGTGGCTGACATAATTCAGGTGGACTGAGTTATTGAAAAGTGCCATCAGACCGGTCTGACAGGTAACAACTTGTTCACTTGTCTCACCTTTCACAAGATTAAGGAAACTTatttttttagctaatagatgaGTTCAATGAATAtgttaatatattttttgagttGAAAATTGCAAAAATTTAGCGCTTTTAAGTTGAAAAAAATTATCATAGATTAGAATTATGGAAAAATTTAGGGcagtaattttattaaatttttgc is from Arachis ipaensis cultivar K30076 chromosome B01, Araip1.1, whole genome shotgun sequence and encodes:
- the LOC107644765 gene encoding uncharacterized protein LOC107644765, producing the protein MASEEESFAVLVHHRGSIKRKTRSGVKFTDKNPLYIVVNRTTSYDDLYDCLTIGSDEDLQVMFLCRRQFPEVRTPELLAKLVDVVSSSGGSNRNTANVATAAGSSLMAAVASSSVPVYEPVAQLVASPSFAVDLNDGVRDEVGSFDVLPNALHGVPPVGVGDGELGDPDEDDVEPETIEDDSGDEVQAAGPALAGGGSSSGTQQYPPYFSSLDLDAMTHEGALGHPVGFGARDAEGNAGLTEFQRKGIWEVKRYNGPHTCLATSISSDHRSLDHSVISAFIMPMVRADASVSIKVLLNATAAHFGFRPTYRRVWMAKQKAVGLIYGDWDESYSEIPRWVLGVQLTMPGTVAVLRTSPVLVGGQVDESQAYFHRLSLRASRHSGIASR
- the LOC107616248 gene encoding zinc finger CCCH domain-containing protein 66, which encodes MESKINNKTCQEGLHHRISALLEFSASDDVTAFKEAIEKEGHNVGETGLWYGRRIGTKEVGYEERNPLMIAAMFGSKNVLSYILKTGKADVNKSCGSDSATALHCAVDGASPASAQIIKLLLESSANPNAVDARGNRCYDLVVSMPSVYNTRKKAVQSLLEGANNVYKKEATSIGISSSLNERGKVAAGTAEFPVSPRYKEFPVDHSLPDIKNGIYSTDEFRMYTFKVKPCSRAYSHDWTECPFAHPGENAKRRDPRKYQYSCVPCPEFRKGSCSKGDSCEYAHGIFECWLHPAQYRTRLCKDEMACTRRVCFFAHKPEELRPLYACSGSALPSPTSYSPGGANSLDICSSLSSPDGGGSGSSPVWQAPQAKLPKSRLNLALSARDVNLDIQSIGLESRRLMQKLMMEEMVSSALSPNSSTWRNSLPTSPSFASPVPSPTNIWGSASNYSPSHSKVIGSPAAYGLDLSGGGVSLRSPSEIPSPSKNSIGMESSSSTLFGWGSPDGKLDWSIRRDEFNKMNKSNSFAFRSTANLVATPELAEDAIDELDVSWVSSLVKDSSSNNYSTMLTHEQFNVM